Within the Longimicrobium sp. genome, the region GACGATCCGGCCGTCACCATCCAGCTGCTCGGCGATGGGGCGGCGTCCGTCCAGGAGCCGCTCCATCCCTGGCAGATCGGCCGCGGCGAACGGGTTGTACGCCGCGTCGCCCGGGCCGATGCCTACGCCGTCCAGAAAGACCAGCATGGCGCGGCGGGGGATGGTCACGTGCGTTCGATTCGGGTGCGTGGACCGGCTTCGGATCGGGCGGCGGAATGTAGGGCGGGGGCGGGATGCGGGGTAGGGCGCTCGGCGGGGGCCGATGGTCGGACGCTGGGGCCTTGGCTCCTCGAGTGGGCAGGATCATTCCGGGGCCCGGGCTCCGTCGGGCGAATGAATTCGCTGCAACAACCACACGAAGTCCGCCTGCGCGGACTGGCTTACCCAAGCGCGAGTTCGGCCATGTGGCGCGACCGGACCAGAGTGCAGTTCTCCCCCTCTCCCGCTTGCGGGAGAAGGGGCCGGGGGGAGAGGGCAGCCCGGGGACTGCACGGCCCTCTCCGAAGCGCACCAACCTGCTTTTTTCGAGCGCCACGGTAACCGTCGGGCGAATGGATTCGCTGCAACGACCACACGAAGTCCGCCTGCGCGGACTGGCTTGCTTCCGTGTGGAGAGGACCGTGTGGCGCGACCGTGGTGTGTGGCGGATCCCTCGGTCGCTGCGGAGTTCGGTCTGGCGGCGGGTTGTACGTGGCCGCTCCGTCGGGATGACAAAAGCCCGGCTCCGCAATCGCGGGCCGGGCTCGTTTTACCATCTCACGGTTCTTATCGTGGCGACCGTCGTCCGGCAGTCAGGTCGGGATGCGCAGGCGCTGGCCGGGGCGGATGCCGTTCCGGCGGCCCAGGCCGTTGGCGGCCTGCAGGCGCTTGACCGTGGTGTCGTAGCGCCGGGCGATGGTCCACAGGCTCTCGCCGTTGCGCACCGTGTGGCGGCGGACGGCCGCAAGCCTGCGCTGCTCCGCCTGCCGGCGCTCCGCCACCTTCCGCTGCTCTGCGTTGCGCTCCACCTCGGCGCGGGCCAGGGCCACGCGCTGCACCGTGGCGAAGTTGGCGGCGTACTGGTCGCCGCGGCCGCGGGGAATGCGCACGGCGTACGGCTTCCTGCCCGGAGGCGTCATCGCCCGCACCAGGTGCGGGTTCATCCGCTTCAGCTCCGCCTCGCCCACGCCTACCGCCTCCGCCACCGTGGCCAGCTTCGTGGCCGCGGGAACCTCCACCTCGTCCCACTCCAGCGGCAGCCAGCGCTTCACCCCATCCAGCCCGTACTTCCCGGGCTCCTTGCCGATCAGCGCGGCGGCCACCATCAGCGGCACGTACTCGCGCGTTTCGCGCGGCAGGCGGGCGCGGATGCGCCAGAAATCGGCGTCCTTGCCCCGCTGGCTCCCCGTCGTGGCCTT harbors:
- a CDS encoding lytic transglycosylase domain-containing protein, producing the protein MAARGIVSEAAAAVSEVSWDIPVVRNEPVQKFVRIFTTGSQQDAYALYLKRSGRYEGMIRAKLRERGMPEDLLYLSMIESGFNPTARSHAQAVGLWQFIEDTGERYGLRVDSYVDERKHPEKSTDAALRYLTDLHGQFGSWYLAAAAYNTGEGRVARVMKATTGSQRGKDADFWRIRARLPRETREYVPLMVAAALIGKEPGKYGLDGVKRWLPLEWDEVEVPAATKLATVAEAVGVGEAELKRMNPHLVRAMTPPGRKPYAVRIPRGRGDQYAANFATVQRVALARAEVERNAEQRKVAERRQAEQRRLAAVRRHTVRNGESLWTIARRYDTTVKRLQAANGLGRRNGIRPGQRLRIPT